From Nymphaea colorata isolate Beijing-Zhang1983 chromosome 6, ASM883128v2, whole genome shotgun sequence, a single genomic window includes:
- the LOC116256287 gene encoding protein IWS1 homolog 1-like, with the protein MCRTKHFKKAAFSGAFELCRAPSFSLSLSLSPPVEKNHDVSLSFQAQFASRQMGYEDDPYRDEDGEPLMYPDMPSDGDESSEPLEEDWRKERSPTPVVDACSGEEGQTKKSRKRLIKKSNIADNPIDLEEDASALDYGDGKSRKSLPGEAAEDGKLQRSKKLKDGWQQREKKSKLEMNVRKSPRSGGKGASPGEFHARGNDAEMVKEMWESIAGADSEDDQDGVRTKDDYAFIDDTGVDPADRCGSDGEAGSAGDAPQAEEGEEDDEIKQLFNISKRKSKKTERTAEETAMVVEQFMARLEVAAEEDAELNRQAKPAINKLKLMPMLTEVLSKRQLQQEFLDRGVLSVLKNWLEPLPNGCLPNINVRTALLNILIDLPIDVEQHDRKEQLKRSGLGKVIMFLSRSDEETTSNKRLARELVDKWSRSIFQKSTRLEDMKIYDDERVPIRKPSTKMAAGNSGGFQSGDDDFDLVGFSQEPKSGQSAPRQHVSLPEAVALDFVVRPQSKIDPEEVRARAKQVKQDNHRMKMNKKLQQLKGPRKKPMQAQRLSVEGRGMVKFF; encoded by the exons ATGTGTCGAACAAAACATTTCAAGAAAGCTGCCTTTAGCGGCGCTTTTGAGCTCTGTCGtgctccctccttctctctttctctctctctctctcctcctgtGGAGAAGAACCACGATGTTTCTTTGAGTTTTCAAGCGCAATTCGCGTCTCGTCAGATGGGTTACGAGGACGATCC GTACCGAGATGAAGATGGGGAGCCCTTGATGTATCCCGATATGCCTTCCGATGGCGATGAATCGTCGGAACCGCTTGAAGAAGATTGGCGGAAGGAGAGGTCGCCGACCCCCGTGGTTGATGCCTGCTCGGGGGAGGAAGGGCAGACGAAGAAGAGCCGGAAGAGGCTTATCAAGAAAAGCAACATTGCTGACAACCCAATCGATCTCGAAGAGGATGCTTCTGCACTGGATTATGGTGACGGGAAATCGAGGAAGTCACTGCCGGGTGAGGCTGCAGAAGACGGCAAGCTGCAGAGGAGTAAGAAGCTGAAGGACGGCTGGcagcagagagagaaaaaatcaaagTTAGAAATGAATGTCAGGAAGAGCCCGAGATCAGGCGGTAAAGGCGCGAGCCCCGGGGAATTCCACGCCCGTGGAAATGACGCGGAGATGGTGAAAGAAATGTGGGAATCGATAGCTGGCGCTGATTCCGAG GATGACCAGGATGGTGTAAGAACTAAGGATGATTATgcatttattgatgatactgGTGTAGATCCTGCTGATCGTTGTGGAAGTGATGGGGAAGCTGGTTCTGCTGGAGATGCTCCTCAG gcagaggaaggagaagaggatgATGAAATCAAACAACTCTTTAATATtagcaaaaggaaaagcaaaaaaacagaaagaactGCTGAGGAAACAGCAATGGTAGTTGAGCAGTTCATGGCCAGGCTCGAAGTTGCAGCTGAGGAGGACGCAGAATTAAACAGACAGGCCAAACCTGCTATCAACAAACTCAAGTTGATGCCCATGCTAACTGAAGTTCTCTCGAA GAGACAACTGCAACAAGAGTTTTTAGATCGTGGGGTATTGTCTGTGTTGAAGAATTGGCTTGAACCTCTTCCAAATGGATGCTTGCCTAACATAAACGTACGAACTGCTTTGTTGAATATATTAATAGAT TTGCCCATTGATGTTGAGCAGCATGACAgaaaggaacaacttaaaagaaGTGGCTTGGGCAAG GTCATCATGTTCTTATCAAGGTCTGATGAGGAGACTACTTCTAACAAAAGACTAGCTCGGGAATTGGTGGACAAATGG AGTCGATCTATATTCCAGAAGAGCACTCGGTTGGAGGATATGAAGATCTATGATGATGAGAGGGTTCCCATTCGAAAACCATCAACTAAGAT GGCGGCTGGAAATTCTGGGGGTTTTCAATCTGGAGATGATGATTTTGATTTAGTTGGATTCTCACA GGAGCCAAAGTCGGGCCAGTCAGCTCCCAGACAGCACGTTTCCCTACCAGAAGCTGTGGCTTTGGATTTTGTGGTTAGGCCTCAGTCAAAGATAGATCCAGAGGAGGTAAGGGCACGTGCTAAACAGGTGAAACAAGACAACCATCGGATGAAG ATGAATAAAAAGTTGCAACAGTTAAAGGGTCCAAGAAAGAAGCCGATGCAGGCACAAAGACTCAGTGTGGAAGGCCGTGGAATGGTCAAGTTCTTCTAA
- the LOC116255600 gene encoding RHOMBOID-like protein 2, whose translation MGKAGLGDIESKVLLHNRGGNAVHPINAEPPVVYVVVPQQPEKSWFSWLIPLFVLANIALFALTMYVNDCPKSGKDCVGEFLGRFAFQPFNENPLLGPSSSTLDRMGALLVNKVVQEDEWWRLITCMWLHAGVFHVLANMFSLLFIGIRLEQEFGFLKIGVLYVLAGFGGSLLSALFIQSSISVGASGALFGLLGAMLSELLTNWTIYANKFAALLTLVFMISLNLAVGVLPHVDNFAHIGGFISGFLLGFVILVKPQYGWVNQKYLPHGYNKPPVSKYKTYQYILLVVALILLIIWYVVGLVMLFDGVKGFDHCPWCHYLTCVPTSKWNCKPQNITCSSLQMKAELSLTCLNNGKMRAYPLANASQDKILDLCFQLCG comes from the exons ATGGGGAAAGCAGGACTTGGCGATATAGAAAGTAAGGTGCTTCTGCACAATCGAGGCGGGAATGCGGTCCATCCGATCAACGCCGAGCCTCCGGTAGTTTATGTGGTTGTTCCTCAGCAACCTGAGAAGAGTTGGTTCTCGTGGCTCATCCCCTTGTTCGTTCTCGCAAATATTGCGCTCTTTGCGCTCACAATGTACGTCAATGACTGCCCGAAATCGGGGAAGGATTGTGTGGGTGAGTTCTTGGGGCGGTTCGCTTTCCAGCCATTTAACGAGAATCCGCTACTTGGGCCTTCTTCTTCGAC TTTGGACAGAATGGGGGCTCTTCTGGTAAATAAAGTGGTTCAAGAAGATGAATGGTGGCGTCTAATTACTTGCATGTGGTTACATGCTGGAGTTTTTCATGTACTCGCAAACATGTTCAGCCTGCTCTTCATTGGAATCCGGCTTGAGCAAGAATTTGGCTTTT TGAAAATTGGTGTTCTGTATGTTCTTGCTGGATTTGGTGGCAGCCTTTTGTCTGCTCTTTTCATTCAGTCAAGCATCTCCGTTGGTGCATCTGGGGCACTTTTTGGTCTATTAGGAGCTATGCTTTCTGAGCTTCTCACAAATTGGACTATTTATGCAAATAAG TTTGCAGCTCTGTTGACTCTGGTGTTTATGATCTCATTAAATTTGGCAGTTGGAGTCCTCCCCCATGTGGACAACTTTGCTCATATTGGAGGATTCATTTCAGGATTTCTTCTTGGGTTTGTGATTCTGGTCAAGCCACAATATGGATGGGTTAACCAAAAATATTTACCTCATGGATATAATAAGCCACCTGTGTCAAAATACAAGACATACCAGTACATATTGTTAGTAGTTGCTCTGATCCTCTTGATTATCTG GTATGTTGTTGGTTTGGTTATGCTTTTTGATGGAGTCAAAGGATTTGATCACTGCCCTTGGTGCCACTACTTGACCTGCGTACCTACTTCTAAATGGAACTGCAAGCCTCAAAACATAACTTGCTCG TCTTTACAAATGAAAGCCGAATTAAGCTTGACGTGCTTGAACAATGGGAAGATGCGTGCATATCCATTGGCTAATGCAAGCCAAGACAAGATATTAGATCTGTGCTTCCAGCTCTGTGGTTAA